GCTGTCAGCTCGGCGTTCTTGATCTCGTCGTCCACGACCAGCACGCGCACCGTGTCCCCTCAGGATCGTTTGGGCAGACGGATCAGGCAGCTCGTCCCGCGACCCATTTCGCTCGTGATCGTGAGCGTTCCACCCGCGGACTCGACGAGACGCCGTGCCATGAACAGCCCGAGGCCCGTGCCCTGAGCCCGCGTGGTGAAGAACGGCTGTCCAAGCTTGTCCAGCACCTCACGTGGGATGCCTGGACCGTTGTCACGGATCGATACCTCGTACGCGCCGCTGTCGACATCGCTCACCACCAGCGTCCCGCCCTCGGCCATGGCCTCGAGCGCGTTCAAGATGAGGTTCAAATAGACCTGTTTCAAGCTCTCACTGTCGAGCGCGACCCGGGCAGTCGTGGCTCCGCGATTCCGCTCCAGCGTGATCTGCCGCGCGCGCATCTCTCCCTCGAGCAGGGCGAGGGTGGCCTCGAGGGCGAGGGCGGCGTCCCCGCGAGCGTCCTCGTCAGGGGCCGGCCTGGCGAATTGGAGGTAGCGCGACACGGTGTGCGACAGGCGGTCCGTCTCCTCCACCACGCTGTCGGCCATGCGCTGCGCTTCGGGCGACAGCTTGGCGAGCCGCTGCGCGGACCCGCGGATGATGGCGAGCGGGTTCTTGATCTCGTGGGCCAGGGTCGCGGTCAGCCGCCCCATCGCCACCAGATTCTCCGCCCGCGACAAGCGGCGCTCGAGCAGCAGGCTCGACCACGCCATGCGCACGATGACGGCGCCGAGGATCGCGAGCGCCAGCCCGATGACGAGCGTGGTGAGCCACAGCGAGCGGCCGAGACGGGACAGCTCGTCGAGGTACTCCGGCCGGGCCTCGAGCGCGACCACCGCCACCACTCGGCCCTCCTCCGTCACCGGCGCCAGGCCTGCCCTCAGCGCCTCGCGGCCGCGTCCGTACACCTCGGAGACCGCGGGATGCCCCCGATAGGCCTCGCGAAGCGCGTCGCGCGCCAGCGAGTCGAGCGGAGTCAGGCTCAAGGCGCGCTCAGGGCCGCGGGTGTCGTAGACGGTGACGCGCGCCGAGTCGAGCAGCGCCGCGTCCGCGGCGCGCGACGCGGTGCGAAGCTGCTCGATCAGGAGCTGGATCGCGATGTAGCCGGTGCCGTCCTCGCCGAGCCGGCGCGCGTCTTCGACGTCGGCGGGGCTGACCTGCGAAGCGCCGGTGGCGGCGAGAGCCACGAGCCGTCCCGCGAATTCGCTCTCCATCGCCTTGCGGATGCTGCGATAGGTGAGCCACGACAGGGTCGCGGTGGCGACCAGAGCGAGCGCGACGAAGGCGAAGGTGAGCGAGAGGGTGCGCGGCAAGGCCTTCCCCTCCCTGGGGCCGAACTCAGAGTGGTGGCTGGACCTCGATCGGATCGCCGACCGCGATGGCGCCGCCGCGGAGCACCCGGACGAAGCGGCCTCGCTGCCCCTCGAGCTCCTTGCGGAGACCGGGGCGGATGGCGTCCATCTGCTCGCACGGAGCGCAATGCGCGGCGATCTCGAGCGTGGTTTCGCCGATCCGGAGCCGCGTCCCCTTGTCCAGCCGATGCAGGTCGACGCCACGCACGGTGATCTGTTCGCGCACCGCTCCGGGCATGAGGCCGAATCGATCCAGGACCTCCTGCTCCATCACCAGCAGCGCCCGGCGACTGCCCGGCTTGGCGTGCCGGTCGCCATCGAGCCCGGCCCCTTCGCTGAGCGTGGCGCGATCCAGAGGGTTCCGCTCGCCGCGAGCGGGGCTCTTCTGAAGTGCGGTGACCACTGCCGAGCCGGTCATCGCGCCGCGGCCCGCGCTTCCTGACGGATCAGGTGGATCGCCAGTCCTTCAACGTCCTCGGCGGCCTCGCCCAGCGTCTCGGTCAGCGTGGGATGCGCGTGAATGGCCTGCGCCAGATCGCGCGCGTTCAGGTCCGCGGCGATGGCGAGCGAGCACTCGTGAATGAGCTCGCTGGCGCGCGCGCCGATGATGTGCGCGCCCAGCACCTGGTCGGTCTCGCCGTCGACGACCAGCTTGACGAATCCGGTGAGCTCGCCGTCGGCGATGTTGCGACCGTGGGCGCGGAACGGGAAGCGCCCCAGCTTCACGCGCCGCCCTTCGGCCTTGGCCTCGCGCTCCGTGAGGCCGACGCTCGCGATCTCGGGGCTGGTGAAGGTCGCGGCCGGCACCGCGCGCCAGTTGGTCTGCGCGGGATGGCCGGCGATGATCTCCACCGCGGCTTTGCCCTGCGCCGAGGCGAAGTGAGCGAGCTGGCGGATGTCTGTGACGTCGCCGATGGCGTAGACGTTGCGCGCCGAAGTCTGGAGATGGTCGTTGACCACGATCTTGCCACGGTCTCCGCGGGCGATGCCCAGGGACTCGAGGCCGAGACCGTCGGCCGCGGGCTTGCGCCCGGTCGCCACGAGCACGGTGTCGACTTCGAGCGTCTTTCCGCCGGCCAGCGTGAGCCGGACCGAGTCGCCCTCGCCGTCGGAAATGCCTTCCACCTTGGTGTTGGTGTGGATGGCGATCTTGTGCTTCTTCATCTCGCGCTCGAGCGTCTGGGCGATCTCGTCGTCCTCCGCCGGAACCAGGCGAGGGAGCATCTCGACCAGCGTCACCTCGGTGCCGATCGCCGCGAAGAAACAGGCGAATTCGGTGCCCACCACGCCGCCACCGAGCACCGCGACCCGGCGCGGCTGATGCGGCAGGTCGAGCGCCTCCTGGCTGGTGATCACTCGATGGCCGTCGAGCTTGAAGCCGGGAGGAAGCGTGGCCTGGGCTCCGGTCGCCAGCACGATGTTCTCGGCGACGATCTCACGGGTCTCGCCATTGGCGCCCGTGACCGCAAGGCGGCCGGGCGCCGTCAGCTTCGCCGCGCCATAGAGGATCTCGACCTTGCGTCCCTGCAGCAATGTCTTGACCCCCCCGGTCAGCTGGCCGACCACCTTGTTCTTGCGCTCGAGCAGCAGATTCCAGGCGATCTTCGGCTCGCCGACCTCGATGCCGTATTCCTTGGCCCGCTTGATCAGCTCGTAGAGATGAGCGGTGACGATCCACGCCTTGGTCGGAATGCAGCCCCAGTTGAGGCAGGTGCCGCCAAGCTGGTCCTTCTCCACGACGGCGGTCTTGAGGCCGAGCTGCGCGGCGCGAATGGCCGCCACGTAGCCGCCCGGGCCGGTGCCGACGATCACGACTTGGAAGCGCAGGGTTTCGCTCATTGCGGGCTCTTTCCAGGGCGAAGGAGAGGCACGGACTTTAGGAACGCGTCGGCAAGCATGTCAACCGGCGAGACGCCTAACCGCCGGTCCCGCGAGGCGCCTGTGGTCCCGATCCCTCCTGGACACGGT
The Candidatus Eisenbacteria bacterium DNA segment above includes these coding regions:
- the lpdA gene encoding dihydrolipoyl dehydrogenase — protein: MSETLRFQVVIVGTGPGGYVAAIRAAQLGLKTAVVEKDQLGGTCLNWGCIPTKAWIVTAHLYELIKRAKEYGIEVGEPKIAWNLLLERKNKVVGQLTGGVKTLLQGRKVEILYGAAKLTAPGRLAVTGANGETREIVAENIVLATGAQATLPPGFKLDGHRVITSQEALDLPHQPRRVAVLGGGVVGTEFACFFAAIGTEVTLVEMLPRLVPAEDDEIAQTLEREMKKHKIAIHTNTKVEGISDGEGDSVRLTLAGGKTLEVDTVLVATGRKPAADGLGLESLGIARGDRGKIVVNDHLQTSARNVYAIGDVTDIRQLAHFASAQGKAAVEIIAGHPAQTNWRAVPAATFTSPEIASVGLTEREAKAEGRRVKLGRFPFRAHGRNIADGELTGFVKLVVDGETDQVLGAHIIGARASELIHECSLAIAADLNARDLAQAIHAHPTLTETLGEAAEDVEGLAIHLIRQEARAAAR
- a CDS encoding ATP-binding protein translates to MPRTLSLTFAFVALALVATATLSWLTYRSIRKAMESEFAGRLVALAATGASQVSPADVEDARRLGEDGTGYIAIQLLIEQLRTASRAADAALLDSARVTVYDTRGPERALSLTPLDSLARDALREAYRGHPAVSEVYGRGREALRAGLAPVTEEGRVVAVVALEARPEYLDELSRLGRSLWLTTLVIGLALAILGAVIVRMAWSSLLLERRLSRAENLVAMGRLTATLAHEIKNPLAIIRGSAQRLAKLSPEAQRMADSVVEETDRLSHTVSRYLQFARPAPDEDARGDAALALEATLALLEGEMRARQITLERNRGATTARVALDSESLKQVYLNLILNALEAMAEGGTLVVSDVDSGAYEVSIRDNGPGIPREVLDKLGQPFFTTRAQGTGLGLFMARRLVESAGGTLTITSEMGRGTSCLIRLPKRS
- a CDS encoding MOSC domain-containing protein, with translation MTGSAVVTALQKSPARGERNPLDRATLSEGAGLDGDRHAKPGSRRALLVMEQEVLDRFGLMPGAVREQITVRGVDLHRLDKGTRLRIGETTLEIAAHCAPCEQMDAIRPGLRKELEGQRGRFVRVLRGGAIAVGDPIEVQPPL